The nucleotide sequence ATAGGTTGGGATTCTATGCCTGCTTTGAATAGCCTGTTTCCCAAGTCATCGTCTTCTTTTCCCCATCCTTCGTATTTTTCATCAAATCCATTTATTTTTAGAAAATCTTTTTTAGAAACTACAGAAAATAATCCTACTATTTTTGCACCTCTAGTTTTAAACTTTATTTTATGAAGAAAACTTCTAAACTTATCTTTTTTAAAAACTTTTTCTATATTTTCTAATTTTTCAACATCCGTTAACGCTGCAATAATAGAAGGATATTCATCATTTTTTTCTATTTTCTTTTGGATTTTAATCCTTTCTTCCTCATTCGACATGTATGCTTTAGCCATTAAAAATTTATTTTCTTCCAAATTATTTATTATTTCTTTTACAAAATTTTTACCAAAAATAATATCTTGATCTAAAAAAACTAACCAATCACCTTCAGAAACTCTAACACCGTTATTTCTACTTTTCGCCAATCTAAATCCTCTATCTTCTTGATAAACATGCTTTATTTTAAACTTACACTTAGGTATTAAATCTTCAATATAA is from Psychrilyobacter atlanticus DSM 19335 and encodes:
- a CDS encoding glycosyltransferase, producing MKKEISLIVTIYNRLEYARNIILCLLKQNIGVKELIFADDGSSEVLKDYIEDLIPKCKFKIKHVYQEDRGFRLAKSRNNGVRVSEGDWLVFLDQDIIFGKNFVKEIINNLEENKFLMAKAYMSNEEERIKIQKKIEKNDEYPSIIAALTDVEKLENIEKVFKKDKFRSFLHKIKFKTRGAKIVGLFSVVSKKDFLKINGFDEKYEGWGKEDDDLGNRLFKAGIESQPIKFSEDMIHMYHPFDPTKKVSANEEYYRKRKKEISRKNYRCEYGVETPLGEEEILYEKLN